The following coding sequences are from one Shumkonia mesophila window:
- a CDS encoding MFS transporter, whose translation MVAPSHPVRLTVTLCLAEVLGMAGFATFAALLPGFLDLWTLTKTDGGWLNGVFFGGYVTAVPVLVTLTDRVAPKRIYLISMVLTVLAGLGFAFWADGFWSALMLRFVAGIGLAGTYMPGMKILGDRLTGRAQSRGVAFYASHFSIGWSLSFLIAGFLAGWLDWRWAFGLCALGPLLATGLVAWGVPADDPAGLAAPQSRLLDFRPVLACKPAMGYVLAYTVHNFELFAARSWIVVFLVFAQGVNPGGGPGWSATLIATVFTLIGMPASVLGNEAAVRAGRIKIIAAVMLASAAIAAVLGFAAVLPFPPLVVLCLLYGATVTGDSASITAGVVAVAPPGHRGATMAVHACLGFIGSSFGPLVFGMVLDASGGGLSPTSWGLAFLAMGAVAALGPLALAILGRQKVS comes from the coding sequence ATGGTTGCGCCTTCCCATCCGGTACGCCTCACGGTCACCCTCTGCCTGGCCGAAGTCCTCGGCATGGCGGGCTTCGCCACCTTCGCCGCCCTGCTGCCCGGCTTCCTCGACCTGTGGACGCTCACCAAGACGGACGGCGGCTGGCTCAATGGCGTCTTCTTCGGCGGCTATGTGACGGCGGTGCCGGTGCTGGTCACGCTCACCGACCGGGTGGCGCCCAAGCGCATCTACCTCATTTCCATGGTCTTGACCGTGCTGGCCGGCCTCGGCTTCGCGTTCTGGGCCGACGGTTTCTGGTCGGCCCTGATGCTGCGTTTCGTCGCCGGCATCGGACTGGCCGGCACCTACATGCCGGGCATGAAGATCCTGGGCGACCGGCTGACGGGCCGGGCCCAGAGCCGGGGCGTCGCCTTCTATGCCTCGCACTTCTCGATCGGCTGGTCGCTGTCCTTCCTGATCGCCGGCTTCCTGGCCGGGTGGCTCGATTGGCGCTGGGCGTTCGGGCTTTGCGCCCTGGGGCCGCTGCTGGCCACCGGCCTTGTCGCCTGGGGCGTGCCGGCCGACGATCCGGCCGGCTTGGCTGCGCCGCAGAGCCGGCTTTTGGATTTCCGCCCGGTGCTCGCCTGCAAGCCGGCCATGGGTTATGTGCTGGCCTACACGGTGCACAATTTCGAGCTGTTCGCGGCGCGCTCGTGGATCGTCGTCTTCCTGGTCTTCGCCCAGGGCGTCAACCCCGGCGGCGGCCCGGGCTGGAGCGCGACCCTGATCGCCACCGTCTTCACCCTGATCGGCATGCCGGCCAGCGTGCTCGGCAACGAGGCCGCCGTGCGGGCCGGCCGCATCAAGATCATCGCCGCCGTCATGCTGGCCTCCGCCGCCATCGCCGCCGTGCTGGGCTTCGCGGCCGTCCTTCCGTTCCCGCCGCTGGTCGTGCTGTGCCTTCTGTACGGCGCCACCGTCACCGGCGATTCGGCCTCGATCACCGCCGGCGTCGTCGCCGTGGCGCCGCCCGGCCATCGCGGCGCCACCATGGCGGTGCACGCCTGCCTGGGCTTCATCGGCTCTTCCTTCGGGCCGCTGGTGTTCGGGATGGTCTTGGACGCCTCGGGCGGAGGACTGTCGCCCACCTCCTGGGGCCTGGCCTTCCTGGCCATGGGCGCGGTGGCCGCCCTGGGCCCGCTGGCCCTGGCCATCCTCGGGCGGCAGAAGGTGTCCTGA
- the odhB gene encoding 2-oxoglutarate dehydrogenase complex dihydrolipoyllysine-residue succinyltransferase: MATEIKVPTLGESVTEATVSKWFKEVGDPVAADEPLLELETDKVTLEVNAPAAGTLSEIVVAAGSDVEVGALLGTIAEGAAAARGAKPAAAKAPPPAKAEPAPAPRPQPAPVPAAAEAALAPAVRKLIEESGLNPAAIPATGKDGRLTKGDVLAYLEVRKEAPAAPAPKPAAAPAAPAAKAPAAAPAPAAGGAQFPPRPAGPREERVRMTRLRKRIAENLKASQNTAATLTTYNEADMSAVMALRDQVKDVFEKRHGVRLGFMSFFIKACVTALREFPVVNAAIDGDEIVYKNHYDIGVAVGLQEGLVVPVVRDADALSFAQIEATIASLAKKARDGALSLDELQGGTFTISNAGVYGSLNSMPILNLPQSAVLGMHKIQQRPVVLADGSIVAKPMMYLALSYDHRLIDGRQAVSFLVRVKDCIENPTRIMLDV; the protein is encoded by the coding sequence ATGGCGACTGAGATCAAGGTGCCGACGCTGGGGGAATCCGTCACCGAAGCCACGGTCAGCAAATGGTTCAAGGAGGTCGGCGATCCGGTTGCCGCCGACGAGCCGCTGCTGGAGCTTGAAACCGACAAGGTGACGCTGGAAGTCAACGCACCGGCTGCCGGCACGCTTTCCGAGATCGTCGTCGCGGCGGGTTCCGACGTCGAGGTGGGCGCGCTGCTCGGCACCATCGCCGAGGGTGCCGCCGCGGCCAGGGGGGCCAAGCCGGCCGCCGCCAAGGCGCCGCCGCCGGCCAAGGCCGAGCCGGCCCCGGCGCCCCGGCCGCAACCGGCCCCGGTGCCCGCTGCCGCAGAGGCGGCCCTGGCCCCGGCGGTGCGCAAGCTGATCGAGGAGAGCGGCCTTAATCCCGCCGCCATCCCGGCCACCGGCAAGGACGGCCGGCTGACCAAAGGCGACGTCCTGGCCTACCTGGAGGTCCGCAAGGAAGCCCCGGCCGCGCCGGCGCCGAAGCCGGCCGCCGCGCCCGCCGCGCCCGCCGCCAAGGCTCCGGCCGCCGCGCCGGCCCCGGCCGCGGGCGGCGCCCAGTTCCCGCCGCGCCCGGCCGGTCCGCGCGAGGAGAGGGTGCGCATGACCCGCCTGCGCAAGCGCATCGCCGAGAACCTCAAGGCCTCGCAGAACACGGCGGCGACGCTGACCACCTACAACGAGGCCGACATGAGCGCGGTGATGGCGCTGCGCGATCAGGTGAAGGACGTCTTCGAGAAGCGGCACGGCGTGCGCCTGGGCTTCATGTCCTTCTTCATCAAGGCCTGCGTCACCGCGCTGCGCGAGTTCCCGGTGGTCAACGCCGCCATCGACGGCGACGAGATCGTCTATAAGAACCACTACGACATCGGCGTCGCCGTCGGCCTGCAGGAAGGCCTGGTGGTGCCGGTGGTGCGCGACGCCGATGCGCTGTCCTTCGCCCAGATCGAGGCCACCATCGCCAGCCTGGCCAAGAAGGCCCGCGACGGCGCGCTCAGCCTGGACGAGTTGCAGGGCGGCACCTTCACCATCTCGAATGCCGGCGTTTACGGCTCGCTCAACTCGATGCCGATCCTCAACCTGCCGCAGTCCGCCGTGCTCGGCATGCACAAGATCCAGCAGCGTCCGGTGGTGCTCGCCGACGGTTCGATCGTGGCCAAGCCGATGATGTACCTGGCGCTCTCCTACGACCATCGGCTGATCGACGGCCGCCAGGCGGTGTCGTTCCTGGTGCGGGTCAAGGACTGCATCGAAAACCCGACGCGCATCATGCTGGACGTTTAA
- the lpdA gene encoding dihydrolipoyl dehydrogenase has translation MSETAFDLIVIGGGPGGYVAAIRAAQLGLSVACVEKRASLGGTCLNVGCIPSKALLQSSHHYAMAAEGLAVHGVNAGKVSLDLAVLMKRKDAVVAENVKGVDFLFKKNKITRVVGAASLKDSSTVVVDPGKGGKKQTLTAENILIATGSESAPLPGIEIDEKRIVTSTGALALDRVPKSLIVIGAGIIGLELGSVWRRLGAQVTVVEFLDRILPGLDGEVAAQTARILKRQGLDIRLSMKVTGAKSSAKGVTLTAEPVAGGGAETLNADVVLVAVGRRPYTEGLGLEKLGVTTDKRGFVTVDGDFQTSVPGIFAIGDVIGGLMLAHKAEDEGVAVAEILAGQKGHVNYAAIPGVVYTWPEVAGVGRTEEVLKEEGIAYKVGKFPFAANSRARCNAETEGFVKVLADAKTDAILGVHIVGPEAGDLIQEAVIAMEFGGSAEDLARSAHGHPGLAEALKEAALAVAGRAIHI, from the coding sequence ATGAGTGAAACAGCGTTCGATCTCATCGTCATCGGCGGCGGGCCGGGCGGCTATGTTGCCGCCATCCGCGCCGCCCAGCTTGGGCTTTCCGTCGCCTGCGTGGAGAAGCGGGCCAGCCTGGGGGGCACCTGCCTCAACGTCGGCTGCATCCCCTCGAAGGCGCTGCTGCAATCCTCCCACCACTACGCGATGGCTGCGGAAGGTCTCGCTGTTCACGGCGTGAACGCCGGCAAGGTTTCGCTCGATCTCGCGGTCCTGATGAAGCGTAAGGACGCGGTGGTAGCCGAGAACGTCAAGGGCGTCGACTTTCTGTTCAAGAAGAACAAGATCACCCGCGTCGTCGGCGCCGCCAGCCTGAAGGATTCCTCGACCGTCGTCGTCGATCCCGGCAAGGGCGGCAAGAAGCAGACCCTGACGGCCGAGAACATCCTGATCGCCACCGGCTCGGAATCGGCGCCGCTGCCGGGCATCGAGATCGACGAGAAGCGCATCGTCACCTCCACCGGCGCCCTGGCGCTTGACCGCGTGCCGAAGTCGCTGATCGTCATCGGCGCCGGCATCATCGGGCTGGAGCTGGGCTCGGTGTGGCGCCGCCTGGGCGCCCAGGTGACGGTGGTCGAGTTCCTGGATCGCATCCTGCCCGGCCTCGACGGCGAGGTGGCGGCGCAGACCGCCCGCATCCTGAAAAGGCAGGGCCTCGACATCCGGCTCTCCATGAAGGTGACGGGGGCGAAATCGTCCGCCAAGGGCGTGACGCTGACGGCCGAGCCGGTGGCCGGCGGCGGCGCCGAAACGCTCAACGCCGACGTCGTGCTGGTCGCCGTCGGAAGGCGCCCCTATACCGAGGGCCTGGGCCTGGAAAAACTGGGCGTGACGACGGACAAGCGCGGCTTCGTGACGGTGGATGGCGATTTCCAGACCAGCGTGCCCGGCATCTTCGCCATTGGCGACGTCATCGGCGGCCTGATGCTGGCCCACAAGGCCGAGGACGAGGGCGTGGCGGTGGCCGAGATTCTGGCCGGCCAGAAGGGCCATGTGAACTATGCCGCCATCCCCGGCGTCGTCTACACCTGGCCCGAGGTGGCCGGCGTCGGGCGCACCGAAGAGGTGCTGAAGGAAGAAGGCATCGCCTACAAGGTCGGCAAGTTCCCCTTCGCCGCCAATTCGCGGGCCCGCTGCAACGCCGAGACGGAAGGCTTCGTCAAGGTGCTGGCCGACGCCAAGACCGACGCCATCCTGGGGGTGCACATCGTCGGGCCCGAGGCCGGCGACCTCATCCAGGAGGCGGTGATCGCCATGGAATTCGGCGGCTCGGCCGAGGATCTGGCGCGCAGCGCCCACGGCCACCCCGGCCTCGCCGAGGCCCTCAAGGAGGCGGCGCTGGCCGTCGCCGGCCGGGCCATTCACATCTGA
- a CDS encoding 2-oxoglutarate dehydrogenase E1 component — protein MSSTADSFINPLNAEFVADLFTRYLENPNSVDPSWVAFFGDLEEDGRAVAQAIRGASWTPRPVGNGGNGGNGGGAAIFAAPAVAAAEGRLDAGQVRAATLDSIRALMLIRSYRVRGHLIARFDPLGLEGQTFHPELEPKSYGFAESDMDRPIFIDYVLGLETATMREILRVVRETYCGSIGVEFMHIQDPDEKAWIQRRIESIHNQTQFTLRGKRAIHERLVEAEGFEHILHLKYAGTKRFGLDGAEAMIPAIEQILKRGGQLGIREVVLGMPHRGRLNVLANVMHKPYVAIFSEFQGHASKPEDVQGSGDVKYHLGTSTDRVFDGNSVHLSLCANPSHLEAVNPVVVGKVRAKQTERGDRERGQIMGLLLHGDAAFAGQGLVAETLCLSELKGYTTGGTIHFIVNNQIGFTTSPSFSRSSPYPSDVAKMVQAPIFHVNGDDPEAVVHVARIATEFRQEFNRDVVIDMFCYRRHGHNEADEPAFTQPIMYKAIGGHPTTRQIYAAKLVREGVLKDEEAEAQVADFTRRLEAEFDAAQTYKPNKADWFEGRWQGLVNMEGEDEFREEDTSVDLKTLREVGGALGQPPEHFAVNPKILRQLAAKRQMVETGQGIDWSTAEALAFGSLLVEGKPVRLSGQDSGRGTFSQRHAVLVDQENEERYVPLNHIRDEQARFEVLDSPLSEASVLGFEYGYSLAEPHSLVMWEAQFGDFANGAQVIIDQFISSGESKWLRLCGLVMLLPHGYEGQGPEHSSARPERYLQLCAENNMQVVNCTTPANYFHVLRRQLHRNFRKPLVICTPKSLLRHKLAVSALADMGPGSRFRRVLPESEPLVADDKVRRLVLCTGKVYYDLLQARREAKIDDVALVRIEQLYPWPRQTVVNQLTRYANAEVVWCQEEPANMGAWSFVFPKLVCIHEELERRQALPVYVGRAEAASPATGLHKIHVKEQAAVVERALSAEPLAGRRDGAKKKGKGA, from the coding sequence ATGTCGTCGACTGCTGACTCCTTCATCAATCCGCTGAACGCCGAATTCGTCGCCGATCTTTTTACCCGCTATCTGGAGAACCCCAACTCGGTCGATCCCAGTTGGGTCGCCTTCTTTGGCGACCTGGAGGAGGACGGCCGCGCCGTCGCCCAGGCGATCAGAGGGGCGAGCTGGACGCCACGGCCGGTTGGCAACGGCGGCAATGGGGGCAACGGCGGCGGTGCCGCCATTTTCGCGGCGCCGGCGGTGGCGGCCGCCGAGGGGCGGCTCGACGCCGGCCAGGTGCGGGCGGCGACGCTCGATTCGATCCGCGCGCTGATGCTGATCCGCAGCTACCGGGTGCGCGGCCACCTGATCGCGCGCTTCGACCCGCTGGGGCTGGAAGGCCAGACCTTCCATCCCGAGCTGGAGCCCAAAAGTTATGGTTTTGCCGAGTCCGACATGGACCGGCCGATCTTCATCGACTACGTGCTAGGCCTCGAAACGGCCACCATGCGCGAGATCCTGCGCGTGGTGCGCGAAACCTACTGCGGCTCCATCGGCGTCGAGTTCATGCACATCCAGGACCCCGACGAGAAGGCCTGGATCCAGCGCCGCATCGAGAGCATCCACAACCAGACCCAGTTCACGCTGCGCGGCAAGCGCGCCATCCACGAGCGCCTGGTCGAGGCCGAAGGGTTCGAACACATCCTCCACCTCAAATACGCCGGCACCAAGCGCTTCGGGCTGGACGGCGCCGAGGCGATGATCCCGGCCATCGAGCAGATCCTCAAGCGCGGCGGCCAGCTGGGCATCCGCGAGGTGGTGCTGGGCATGCCCCATCGCGGCCGCCTCAACGTGCTGGCCAACGTCATGCACAAGCCCTACGTCGCCATCTTCTCGGAATTCCAGGGCCATGCCTCGAAGCCCGAGGACGTCCAGGGCTCGGGCGACGTCAAATACCACCTCGGCACCTCGACGGACCGCGTCTTCGACGGCAATTCCGTGCACCTGTCCTTGTGCGCCAACCCCTCGCACCTGGAAGCGGTCAACCCGGTGGTGGTCGGCAAGGTCAGGGCCAAGCAGACCGAGCGCGGCGACCGCGAGCGGGGCCAGATCATGGGCCTGCTTCTGCATGGCGACGCCGCCTTCGCCGGCCAGGGCCTGGTCGCCGAGACGCTGTGCCTTTCGGAACTCAAGGGCTACACCACCGGCGGCACCATCCATTTCATCGTCAACAACCAGATCGGCTTCACCACCAGCCCCAGCTTTTCGCGCTCGTCGCCCTATCCGTCCGACGTCGCCAAGATGGTCCAGGCGCCGATCTTCCACGTCAACGGCGACGACCCCGAGGCGGTGGTCCACGTGGCGCGCATCGCCACCGAGTTCCGCCAGGAGTTCAACCGCGACGTTGTCATCGACATGTTCTGCTACCGCCGCCACGGCCACAACGAGGCGGACGAGCCGGCCTTCACCCAGCCGATCATGTACAAGGCCATCGGCGGGCATCCGACGACCCGGCAGATTTATGCCGCCAAGCTGGTCCGCGAGGGCGTGCTGAAGGACGAGGAGGCCGAGGCCCAGGTGGCCGATTTCACCCGGCGGCTGGAGGCCGAATTCGACGCCGCCCAGACCTACAAGCCCAACAAGGCGGACTGGTTCGAGGGCCGCTGGCAGGGCCTGGTCAACATGGAGGGCGAGGACGAGTTCCGCGAGGAGGACACCTCGGTCGATCTCAAGACCCTGCGCGAGGTCGGCGGCGCCCTTGGCCAGCCGCCCGAACACTTCGCGGTCAATCCCAAGATCCTGCGCCAGCTTGCCGCCAAGCGCCAGATGGTCGAAACCGGCCAGGGCATCGACTGGTCGACCGCCGAGGCCCTGGCCTTCGGCTCGCTGCTCGTCGAAGGCAAGCCGGTCCGTCTGTCGGGCCAGGATTCCGGACGCGGCACCTTTTCCCAGCGCCACGCCGTTCTCGTCGATCAGGAAAACGAGGAGCGCTACGTGCCCCTCAACCACATCCGCGACGAGCAGGCCCGTTTCGAGGTCTTGGACAGCCCGCTTTCCGAGGCCTCGGTCCTGGGCTTCGAATACGGCTATTCGCTGGCCGAGCCCCACTCGCTGGTGATGTGGGAGGCCCAGTTCGGCGATTTCGCCAACGGCGCCCAGGTCATCATCGACCAGTTCATCTCGTCGGGCGAATCGAAGTGGCTGCGCCTGTGCGGGCTGGTCATGCTGCTGCCGCACGGCTACGAGGGGCAGGGGCCGGAACATTCTTCGGCCCGGCCCGAACGCTATCTGCAGCTGTGCGCCGAGAACAACATGCAGGTCGTCAACTGCACGACGCCGGCCAACTATTTCCACGTGCTGCGCCGCCAGCTGCACCGCAACTTCCGCAAGCCGCTGGTGATCTGCACGCCGAAATCGCTGCTGCGCCACAAGCTGGCGGTCTCGGCGCTGGCCGACATGGGGCCGGGCAGCCGCTTTCGCCGGGTGCTTCCCGAGTCCGAACCGCTGGTCGCCGACGACAAGGTGCGCCGCCTCGTGCTGTGCACCGGCAAGGTCTATTACGACCTGTTGCAGGCGCGCCGCGAGGCCAAGATCGACGACGTTGCCCTGGTGCGGATCGAGCAGCTCTACCCGTGGCCGCGCCAGACGGTGGTCAACCAGCTGACCCGCTACGCCAACGCCGAGGTGGTGTGGTGCCAGGAGGAGCCGGCCAACATGGGGGCGTGGAGCTTCGTCTTCCCCAAGCTGGTCTGCATCCACGAGGAGCTGGAGCGCCGGCAGGCGCTGCCGGTTTACGTCGGGCGCGCCGAGGCGGCGTCGCCGGCCACCGGGCTGCACAAGATCCACGTCAAGGAGCAGGCCGCGGTGGTGGAACGGGCCCTGTCGGCCGAACCGCTGGCGGGTCGCCGCGATGGGGCCAAAAAGAAGGGCAAGGGGGCTTAA
- a CDS encoding MFS transporter produces MRLPANFETFRRLFALSNYRFYIAGIAASNVGVWVQRIAIGWLTWQLTESTAWLGGIAIAEAAPMIILGLIAGTVVDRMDYLRLLRITQATALLYSAALAALTFSGLMTIWLLLAISILRGATLSFQRPSRMSLVFTLIGRELLPTGLALNSMVFNGSRFVGPAIGGAIIVVAGIGWAFVAAWVLFFLFTLALQRLAVPVAPRAQLGTSFTAETLEGMRYIATHPGIRMQMVVLFSTAFFARPLIDLFPGFAAQVFQGGPETLASLMSALGLGAVGGGLLLAGRRGGTTGMTAVTLGAMGAASLALLAFAATDALWLALPLAAALGFALIVLGIGNQTLIQSAVEPRLRGRVISLYGTAARATPSVGALIIGGLAETVGLRLPVAGGALLCLLVWAWAWRRRQVYAANLEGEPALTP; encoded by the coding sequence ATGCGGCTGCCCGCCAATTTCGAGACCTTCCGGCGCCTCTTCGCCCTCAGCAACTACCGCTTCTACATTGCCGGCATCGCCGCCTCCAACGTCGGCGTGTGGGTGCAGCGCATCGCCATCGGCTGGCTGACCTGGCAATTGACCGAATCCACCGCCTGGCTGGGCGGCATCGCCATCGCCGAGGCGGCGCCGATGATCATTCTCGGCCTGATCGCCGGCACCGTCGTCGATCGCATGGATTACCTCCGGCTGTTGCGCATCACCCAGGCCACCGCGCTCCTCTATTCCGCCGCACTGGCCGCCCTCACCTTCTCGGGACTGATGACGATTTGGCTTCTGTTGGCGATTTCCATCCTGCGCGGCGCTACCCTGTCCTTCCAGCGGCCGTCGCGCATGAGCTTGGTCTTCACCCTGATCGGGCGCGAACTGCTGCCCACCGGGCTGGCGCTCAATTCCATGGTCTTCAACGGCTCGCGCTTCGTCGGCCCGGCCATCGGCGGCGCCATCATCGTCGTGGCCGGCATCGGCTGGGCCTTCGTCGCCGCCTGGGTCTTGTTCTTCCTCTTCACGCTGGCCTTGCAGCGGCTTGCCGTGCCGGTGGCGCCGCGCGCGCAGCTTGGCACCTCGTTCACGGCCGAGACTTTGGAAGGCATGCGCTACATCGCCACCCATCCCGGTATCCGCATGCAGATGGTCGTGCTGTTCTCCACCGCCTTCTTCGCGCGCCCGCTGATCGACCTCTTCCCCGGCTTCGCGGCGCAGGTGTTCCAGGGCGGCCCGGAAACGCTGGCCTCGCTGATGAGCGCGCTTGGCCTGGGCGCGGTCGGCGGCGGGCTGCTCCTGGCGGGCCGCCGCGGCGGCACCACGGGGATGACCGCGGTGACGCTCGGCGCCATGGGGGCGGCCTCGCTGGCCCTGCTGGCCTTCGCCGCCACCGACGCCCTGTGGCTGGCCCTGCCGCTGGCGGCGGCGCTGGGCTTCGCCCTCATCGTGCTCGGCATCGGCAACCAGACCCTCATCCAGTCGGCGGTCGAGCCCCGATTGCGCGGCCGCGTCATCAGCCTCTACGGCACGGCGGCGCGGGCGACGCCCTCGGTGGGGGCGCTGATCATCGGCGGTCTCGCCGAAACCGTCGGCCTGCGCCTGCCGGTGGCCGGCGGCGCCCTGTTGTGCCTGCTGGTCTGGGCGTGGGCCTGGCGGCGGCGGCAGGTTTACGCGGCGAACCTCGAAGGCGAGCCGGCCCTCACCCCTTGA
- a CDS encoding tyrosine recombinase XerC — translation MPGKAGLIRFPAEPAVVAAIEAWRSWLADERRASPHTLDAYGRDMAAFLAFVAGHLGFPPGLRDLETFGAADFRGWLARRAGDGLSRASTARAMSTVRGFFRFMDRRGGLHNPALAVVRTPRLAKSVPKALEVADALETVQAVAGFSDQPWIARRDVAVLTLLYGCGLRIGEALSLNRGQAPAGDTLIVTGKGNKQRLVPVLPVVREAIDAYLTACPYGLEAEDPLFVGARGKRLTARVVQLRMRDVRLMLGLPETATPHALRHSFATHLLAGGGDLRTIQELLGHASLSTTQRYTDVDSARLMAVYAAAHPRAKG, via the coding sequence ATGCCTGGAAAAGCCGGACTGATCCGTTTTCCCGCCGAACCGGCGGTGGTCGCGGCCATCGAGGCGTGGCGGTCCTGGCTTGCCGATGAACGCCGCGCCTCGCCGCACACGCTGGATGCCTATGGCCGCGACATGGCGGCCTTCCTCGCCTTCGTCGCCGGACACCTGGGCTTCCCGCCCGGCCTGCGCGATCTGGAAACGTTCGGCGCCGCCGATTTCCGCGGCTGGCTGGCCCGGCGCGCCGGCGACGGCCTGTCTCGCGCCTCGACCGCGCGGGCCATGTCCACCGTGCGCGGCTTCTTCCGCTTCATGGACCGCCGCGGCGGCCTGCACAACCCGGCGCTGGCCGTGGTGCGCACCCCGAGGCTGGCCAAGTCGGTGCCCAAGGCGCTGGAGGTGGCCGACGCCCTGGAAACCGTGCAGGCGGTCGCCGGCTTTTCCGACCAACCCTGGATCGCCCGGCGCGACGTCGCCGTGCTGACGCTGCTCTACGGCTGCGGGCTTCGCATCGGCGAGGCCCTGTCGCTCAATCGCGGACAGGCCCCGGCGGGCGACACCCTGATCGTCACCGGCAAGGGCAACAAGCAGCGCCTGGTGCCGGTGCTGCCGGTGGTGAGGGAGGCCATCGACGCCTATCTCACCGCCTGTCCCTATGGGTTGGAGGCCGAGGACCCGCTGTTCGTCGGCGCCCGGGGCAAGCGCCTGACGGCGCGCGTCGTACAGCTTCGCATGCGGGACGTGCGCCTGATGCTGGGCCTGCCGGAAACGGCGACGCCGCACGCGCTCCGCCACAGCTTCGCCACCCACCTGCTGGCCGGCGGCGGCGATTTGCGCACCATCCAGGAACTGCTGGGCCACGCCTCGCTGTCGACTACCCAGCGCTACACCGATGTCGACTCGGCCCGCCTGATGGCCGTCTACGCCGCCGCCCATCCGCGCGCCAAGGGCTGA
- a CDS encoding RtcB family protein has product MTDKPIHVFAETVEAEALAQFESAMAEPYAVQGALMPDAHTGYSLPIGAAVATEGVVLPAWVGYDIGCGMCAVPTTFARADVTRAAKAIFDRIYRDIPVGFEHNKKAVDWEPPSGIEPTPFVRDLLDRRARQEIGSLGGGNHFIEVGVDEGERVWIVIHSGSRNIGHKTASYYMRQASTLHTGEDRPREGHYGFETGSEWGARYIADMAFCLAFALANRREMMARVVAAIGRHADGDADWPALINRTHNHAELKDGRWIHRKGATHAEAGMMGVIPGNMRDGSFIVEGKGNPDALWSSSHGAGRVLGRNQAKRTLRLEDFQRTMMGIQARVKPATLDESPAAYKDIFEVMRQQEPLVTVRHHIRPLINIKG; this is encoded by the coding sequence ATGACCGACAAGCCGATCCACGTCTTCGCCGAGACCGTCGAGGCCGAGGCCCTGGCCCAGTTCGAAAGCGCCATGGCCGAGCCCTATGCCGTGCAGGGCGCCCTGATGCCCGACGCCCACACCGGCTACTCCCTTCCCATCGGCGCCGCGGTGGCGACCGAGGGCGTCGTGCTGCCGGCGTGGGTCGGCTACGACATCGGCTGCGGCATGTGCGCGGTGCCGACCACCTTCGCGCGGGCCGACGTGACGCGGGCCGCCAAGGCCATCTTCGATCGGATCTACCGCGACATCCCGGTCGGCTTCGAGCACAACAAAAAGGCCGTCGACTGGGAACCGCCGTCCGGCATCGAGCCGACGCCCTTCGTCAGAGACCTTCTCGACCGTCGAGCCCGCCAGGAAATCGGCTCGCTGGGCGGCGGCAACCATTTCATCGAGGTGGGCGTGGACGAGGGGGAAAGGGTATGGATCGTCATCCACTCGGGCTCGCGCAACATCGGCCACAAGACGGCATCTTATTACATGCGTCAGGCCTCGACGCTGCACACCGGCGAGGACCGGCCGCGCGAGGGTCATTACGGATTCGAAACGGGCTCGGAATGGGGCGCCCGCTACATAGCCGACATGGCCTTCTGCCTCGCGTTCGCGCTGGCCAACCGCCGCGAGATGATGGCCCGCGTGGTCGCCGCCATCGGCCGCCACGCCGATGGAGACGCCGACTGGCCGGCGCTCATCAACCGCACCCACAACCACGCCGAATTGAAGGACGGCCGGTGGATCCATCGCAAGGGCGCCACCCACGCCGAGGCCGGCATGATGGGCGTCATCCCCGGCAACATGCGCGACGGCTCGTTCATCGTCGAGGGCAAGGGCAACCCCGACGCCCTGTGGTCGAGTTCGCACGGCGCCGGACGCGTGCTCGGCCGCAACCAGGCGAAACGAACACTCAGGCTGGAGGACTTTCAGCGGACGATGATGGGCATCCAGGCGCGGGTGAAGCCGGCAACGCTGGACGAGAGCCCGGCCGCCTACAAAGACATCTTCGAGGTGATGCGCCAGCAGGAACCGCTGGTGACGGTCAGGCACCACATCCGCCCGCTGATCAACATCAAGGGGTGA